One region of Cytobacillus sp. FSL H8-0458 genomic DNA includes:
- the gnd gene encoding decarboxylating NADP(+)-dependent phosphogluconate dehydrogenase, translating into MQNTIGVIGLGVMGSNIALNMANNGEKVAVYNYTRDLTDQLVQKLEGQAISPFYEVEDFVQSLETPRKIFLMVTAGKAIDSVIASLVPFLEEGDVIMDGGNSHFKDTEKRFDDLKAKGIGYLGIGISGGEVGALTGPSIMPGGDQDVYEKAAPILTKIAAEVDGMPCCVYIGPKGAGHFVKMVHNGIEYADMQLIAEAYTFLREKLGLSVEEIADIFETWNQGELKSYLIEITAAILRKKDERTGLPQVDVILDKAGQKGTGKWTSLQAIDNGIPTSIITESLFARYISALKDERVAAETLLTGPEKDEITLEKDVWIEYIRQALYMGKVCAYAQGFTQYKMSSEQNDWNLPLKDIALIFRDGCIIRAEFLNVISEAYQEQPNLANLLVSPYFAERIRDYQTGLRKIVCEGIQSGIALPCLSSSLSYYDSYRTGRSNASLLQAQRDYFGAHTYERTDMEGTFHTNWNE; encoded by the coding sequence ATGCAAAATACAATTGGGGTTATTGGTCTCGGAGTAATGGGGAGCAATATCGCTTTAAATATGGCCAATAATGGCGAGAAAGTAGCTGTATATAATTACACCAGGGATTTAACCGATCAGCTGGTACAAAAGCTGGAAGGGCAAGCCATAAGCCCTTTTTACGAAGTAGAGGATTTTGTCCAGTCTCTAGAAACACCGAGAAAGATCTTTTTAATGGTGACGGCCGGGAAAGCCATTGATTCTGTTATTGCAAGCTTAGTCCCTTTCCTTGAAGAGGGCGACGTTATCATGGACGGCGGCAACTCCCATTTCAAAGATACGGAAAAAAGATTTGATGATCTGAAAGCAAAAGGAATAGGCTACTTGGGTATCGGCATTTCAGGCGGTGAAGTGGGTGCATTAACAGGACCTTCCATCATGCCTGGCGGTGATCAGGACGTCTATGAAAAAGCGGCTCCAATCCTTACGAAAATCGCTGCAGAGGTTGACGGGATGCCTTGCTGTGTCTACATCGGACCTAAAGGGGCAGGCCACTTTGTCAAAATGGTACATAACGGAATCGAGTATGCAGATATGCAGCTGATTGCTGAGGCCTATACATTCTTAAGAGAAAAATTAGGATTATCTGTTGAAGAAATTGCGGATATCTTTGAAACATGGAATCAAGGCGAGCTGAAGAGCTATTTAATCGAGATCACAGCAGCTATTTTAAGGAAAAAGGATGAGCGCACAGGGCTGCCGCAAGTGGATGTCATCCTTGATAAAGCCGGGCAAAAAGGAACCGGAAAATGGACCAGCCTGCAGGCGATCGATAATGGGATTCCAACCTCGATCATTACAGAATCTTTATTCGCACGCTATATTTCTGCTTTGAAGGATGAGCGTGTGGCGGCAGAAACACTTTTAACAGGTCCTGAGAAGGATGAGATAACCCTTGAAAAAGACGTCTGGATTGAATACATCAGACAGGCTTTATATATGGGGAAAGTGTGTGCCTATGCGCAAGGATTTACACAATATAAAATGTCATCCGAGCAAAATGACTGGAATCTGCCTTTAAAAGATATCGCTCTGATTTTCCGCGACGGCTGCATCATTCGCGCGGAATTCTTGAATGTCATCAGTGAAGCCTACCAGGAGCAGCCGAACCTGGCTAACCTCCTTGTCTCCCCTTACTTTGCGGAAAGAATCAGGGACTACCAGACAGGCTTGCGCAAAATTGTCTGCGAAGGCATTCAATCCGGCATCGCATTGCCATGCTTAAGCTCTTCTCTTTCCTATTACGACAGCTACCGGACTGGAAGGTCAAATGCCAGCCTGCTGCAGGCCCAGCGTGATTACTTCGGTGCCCATACGTATGAGCGGACAGATATGGAAGGAACCTTCCACACAAATTGGAATGAATAG
- the aspA gene encoding aspartate ammonia-lyase, with amino-acid sequence MLAAKNSYRIEKDFLGSKEVPADAYYGVQTLRAVENFPITGYRIHPELIKAMAIVKKAAAMANMEVKRLYSGIGDPIVQAADEMIEGLWHDQVIVDPIQGGAGTSINMNINEILANRAIEIMGHEKGDYSHCSPNTHVNMSQSTNDAFPTAMHISVLNLLDQLILTMENMHSVFLEKSKEFSHVIKMGRTHLQDAVPIRLGQEFEAYSRVIARDIKRIQQSKQHLYELNMGATAVGTGLNAIPKYIDLVVKHIADISGLPFTGAEHLVDATQNTDSYTEVSGALKICMINMSKIANDLRLMASGPRAGLGEISLPARQPGSSIMPGKVNPVLPELINQVAFQVIGNDNTISLASEAGQLELNVMEPVLIFNLLQSISIMNNAFNTFTEHCVKGIEANEERMRDYVEKSVGIITAVNPHLGYEVVSRIAREAILTGRSIRELCLKYDVLTEEELDLILDPYEMTDPGIAGAALLERD; translated from the coding sequence ATGCTAGCAGCAAAGAACAGCTACAGAATTGAAAAAGATTTTCTAGGCTCTAAGGAAGTTCCTGCTGATGCCTATTATGGTGTTCAGACGCTTCGTGCGGTAGAGAACTTTCCGATTACAGGCTACCGGATCCATCCGGAGTTAATCAAGGCAATGGCCATCGTGAAAAAGGCAGCAGCCATGGCGAATATGGAAGTTAAGCGCCTTTACTCAGGCATCGGAGACCCGATCGTACAGGCAGCCGATGAAATGATTGAAGGATTATGGCATGATCAGGTGATTGTGGACCCGATCCAGGGCGGTGCCGGAACATCCATTAATATGAATATTAATGAAATCCTTGCAAACCGTGCGATTGAAATCATGGGCCATGAAAAGGGCGACTACTCTCATTGCAGCCCTAATACCCATGTTAATATGTCGCAGTCGACGAACGATGCTTTCCCGACAGCTATGCACATCTCAGTGTTAAATCTGCTGGATCAATTAATCCTGACAATGGAAAATATGCACTCTGTTTTCCTTGAAAAATCAAAGGAATTCAGCCATGTGATTAAAATGGGGCGGACCCATCTGCAGGATGCTGTTCCAATCAGGCTTGGCCAGGAATTTGAAGCCTACAGCCGCGTTATTGCACGCGACATCAAGCGCATTCAGCAATCCAAACAGCACTTATATGAATTGAACATGGGGGCAACAGCAGTCGGTACAGGACTGAATGCCATCCCGAAATACATTGACTTAGTGGTGAAGCATATTGCCGACATCAGCGGCCTGCCATTTACAGGGGCAGAACATCTTGTAGATGCAACACAAAATACGGATTCTTACACCGAGGTTTCCGGAGCACTGAAAATCTGCATGATCAATATGTCCAAAATCGCAAATGACCTTCGTTTAATGGCGTCTGGTCCAAGAGCGGGTCTTGGCGAAATCTCACTGCCGGCAAGACAGCCGGGCTCATCCATTATGCCTGGAAAAGTAAACCCTGTTCTTCCGGAGCTGATCAATCAGGTCGCCTTCCAGGTCATCGGGAACGATAACACGATCTCCCTTGCTTCAGAAGCCGGACAGCTGGAACTGAACGTCATGGAGCCAGTCCTGATCTTTAACCTTCTGCAATCGATCAGCATTATGAACAATGCGTTCAATACGTTTACAGAGCATTGTGTAAAAGGAATCGAAGCCAATGAAGAAAGAATGAGGGACTATGTTGAAAAGAGTGTCGGCATCATTACTGCCGTCAACCCGCACCTTGGCTACGAAGTCGTATCCAGAATCGCCAGAGAAGCGATTTTAACAGGCCGTTCCATCAGGGAATTGTGCCTGAAATATGATGTTCTGACAGAAGAAGAACTCGACTTAATACTGGATCCATATGAAATGACGGATCCTGGCATTGCAGGCGCTGCGCTTCTGGAAAGAGATTAA
- a CDS encoding FUSC family protein: MTKKTLISNTVLFIGIIGYILLFGALFGQGNILIGVSTVTAMLMLLERDLTIHPIANTLKFAALNVFMGAAAFFAGFNVWLGIPIHFITMFVIGYTLIFNLRNPLYLPFSLQYLFLLAIPATSDEMPVRLIGLVFGAISIMAMQLAANRKRISKHGEPLIQETCKALIVKIDRLLEGKDSKEEDLTIRTSINSLRTMIYDQREANYYLTDEGSLNLNISAALEKIHSLVDKMEKEGEDAAVISRVKEFLGIAAEGVADPDTAEDLQKSAEELLNEHRQSPSLFTARILANTEFLAENLLQLAQHSGKKSSITSKIEGIPQKFRRLGFFKGPNHSTSLKFSYAIRIAFGIAFSGFLTDYFNLEEGRWIMFTVLSLIVPFYEQSHQKMRDRIFATIAGAILVWLLFAVFRSEPARTALLLFAGYLMSYVKIYRYSTILVTFSAIGSVALITGETQFLTVERLFMVVIGVVIALFINRFIIPYREMDARQDLKWMYNDTIKEMVSELAEDPYGKKHGHSMKNLLIITTMIEERLKQNMQNKGESEVEMQWLTHQRLAACTLYELSIWIKNHGQDIKENCIVDDALVKLKACQSETDGCQSYLSELEHQMKQNSIWEQQMIISIIYEAASELQDAQNAFQQRKLQPGI; the protein is encoded by the coding sequence TTGACTAAGAAAACCCTAATTTCTAACACTGTGCTTTTTATCGGCATCATCGGATATATTCTTCTGTTCGGAGCTTTATTCGGTCAGGGAAATATATTGATTGGTGTATCGACTGTTACAGCAATGCTGATGTTGCTTGAACGTGATTTGACGATTCATCCAATCGCCAATACCCTTAAATTTGCCGCTTTGAATGTATTTATGGGTGCTGCCGCCTTTTTTGCCGGCTTTAATGTATGGCTTGGCATTCCTATCCATTTTATAACTATGTTTGTGATCGGATACACCTTGATATTCAACCTGCGGAATCCGCTTTACCTTCCATTTTCCCTGCAATATTTATTTCTGCTTGCAATCCCGGCAACAAGCGATGAAATGCCGGTCCGCCTGATTGGCCTGGTCTTTGGAGCCATTTCTATCATGGCTATGCAATTGGCTGCGAACAGAAAAAGGATTTCCAAGCATGGTGAGCCTCTTATCCAGGAAACCTGCAAGGCATTAATCGTAAAAATAGATCGGCTTCTTGAAGGGAAGGATTCAAAAGAGGAGGATCTGACCATCAGAACAAGCATCAATAGTCTGAGAACCATGATTTATGATCAGAGAGAAGCGAACTATTACTTAACTGATGAAGGAAGCTTAAACTTAAACATTTCTGCAGCACTGGAAAAAATCCATTCTTTGGTGGATAAAATGGAAAAAGAAGGAGAAGATGCTGCTGTTATATCCCGCGTCAAGGAATTCCTTGGTATAGCAGCAGAAGGGGTGGCTGATCCGGATACAGCTGAGGATTTGCAAAAATCAGCGGAAGAGCTATTGAATGAGCACAGGCAATCACCGTCACTTTTCACGGCAAGAATTCTTGCAAATACTGAGTTCCTGGCTGAGAATTTGCTCCAATTAGCCCAGCATAGCGGCAAGAAGTCAAGCATCACCAGCAAGATTGAAGGAATACCCCAGAAGTTCCGCCGGCTGGGTTTCTTTAAAGGACCGAACCATTCCACATCCCTGAAGTTTTCATATGCAATCCGGATTGCCTTTGGAATCGCGTTTAGCGGCTTTCTCACTGACTATTTCAATCTAGAGGAAGGGCGCTGGATCATGTTCACCGTTCTTTCGCTAATTGTCCCTTTTTATGAGCAGTCTCACCAGAAAATGCGAGACCGGATTTTTGCTACAATAGCAGGGGCTATCCTTGTTTGGCTGCTTTTTGCTGTTTTTCGGTCAGAGCCTGCACGTACGGCCCTCCTGCTTTTTGCAGGCTATTTAATGAGTTATGTGAAAATTTACCGGTACAGTACTATACTTGTGACATTCTCTGCGATTGGTTCCGTTGCACTCATTACTGGAGAAACCCAATTTCTTACAGTTGAACGCTTGTTCATGGTAGTGATTGGCGTAGTCATTGCCCTATTCATTAACCGGTTTATAATCCCGTATCGTGAAATGGATGCCAGACAGGACTTAAAGTGGATGTATAACGATACAATTAAAGAAATGGTAAGTGAATTAGCTGAAGATCCATATGGAAAGAAGCATGGGCACAGCATGAAGAATCTGCTCATCATCACAACCATGATTGAGGAACGCCTGAAACAGAATATGCAGAACAAGGGTGAAAGCGAAGTTGAGATGCAATGGCTTACCCATCAGCGGCTTGCTGCCTGCACACTTTATGAATTATCAATATGGATAAAAAACCACGGGCAGGATATAAAAGAAAATTGCATAGTTGATGACGCTCTTGTTAAGTTAAAGGCATGCCAATCAGAAACAGACGGCTGCCAATCGTACCTTAGCGAACTCGAACACCAGATGAAACAGAACTCCATTTGGGAGCAGCAAATGATTATAAGCATCATTTACGAAGCTGCATCAGAACTGCAGGATGCCCAAAATGCTTTTCAGCAAAGAAAATTGCAGCCTGGCATTTAG
- a CDS encoding aromatic ring-hydroxylating dioxygenase subunit alpha — translation MQQDRLWNEWHPVCKAEELLEDPKQVFVLGERVVIFRNEKGVHAFKDLCIHRGAALSLGKVKNGNLVCAYHAWEYNCAGECEKIPALPSGRAIPKKARATAYHCEEYLGLIWVNLGEDPAPLVSFPEYSMDGYRTAICGPYEVKANAPRIIENFLDVSHLMFVHEGLLGDEDHAEVVDYKVEFVDNRIITSKIPVYQPNPDGRSKGGYANYVYEILNPTTARFTKTTEGSDDELTILLAVNQEGHEQAKAFMLLTRNYDLDMPDEPFIEFQDTIFYQDLDIVQSQKPELLPLDLQAELHLKSDALTIAYRKWLNTLGVENGTNPVQDSLKKITV, via the coding sequence ATGCAGCAAGATCGATTATGGAATGAATGGCATCCAGTATGCAAAGCAGAGGAATTATTGGAGGATCCCAAACAGGTATTTGTCCTTGGGGAACGAGTGGTTATTTTCCGCAATGAGAAAGGGGTTCATGCCTTCAAGGATCTATGTATCCACCGCGGTGCGGCCCTTTCACTTGGAAAGGTAAAGAACGGAAATCTGGTTTGCGCATATCATGCCTGGGAGTATAATTGTGCAGGTGAATGTGAGAAGATTCCTGCCCTGCCAAGCGGCAGAGCCATTCCAAAGAAAGCAAGGGCAACCGCTTATCATTGTGAAGAGTATCTTGGACTGATCTGGGTTAATTTAGGGGAAGATCCGGCACCGCTTGTTTCATTTCCTGAATATAGCATGGATGGTTACAGAACAGCGATTTGCGGCCCTTATGAGGTAAAAGCAAATGCCCCAAGAATTATTGAAAATTTCCTGGATGTTTCGCATCTTATGTTTGTACATGAAGGCCTGCTTGGAGATGAGGATCATGCGGAGGTTGTCGACTACAAAGTTGAATTTGTTGATAATCGCATAATTACCAGTAAAATTCCGGTCTACCAGCCGAACCCTGATGGACGCTCCAAAGGCGGATATGCTAATTATGTGTATGAAATCCTCAATCCGACTACCGCCCGTTTTACAAAAACAACGGAAGGGTCGGATGATGAGCTGACGATTCTGCTTGCTGTCAATCAAGAGGGTCACGAGCAGGCCAAGGCATTTATGCTTTTGACCAGAAACTATGATCTGGACATGCCGGATGAGCCTTTTATTGAATTCCAGGATACCATCTTTTATCAGGATTTAGACATCGTCCAAAGCCAAAAACCAGAGCTGCTGCCACTGGATTTGCAGGCTGAGCTGCATCTTAAGTCAGACGCTCTTACTATTGCCTATCGCAAATGGTTAAATACGCTTGGTGTGGAAAATGGCACAAACCCGGTTCAGGATAGCCTGAAAAAAATAACTGTATAA
- a CDS encoding nucleobase:cation symporter-2 family protein — protein sequence MDARAEERETNSSKSGKEVSVGQSVFLGLQQVLAMDLFIPPMILAGLLSFSVPDSALLIQMTFIACGIATIIQAGFAMKLPVMQGPSFVPLSALAAIGTTSGIGAMIGSLIPGALLVALLGYPLKVFSKAVRKFIPPIVAGTVIVVVGLSLMPSAINSIYSAPGNFGENIFVAAATAAVLIFCMYIGEKSQSKLKYIKIVSVILSLGIGSIAASFFGMVDFSSLGKSAWFQMPSLFAFGAPEFDLHAILIMAAIYFIVTIETTGTWFTVSKVTGENLDDKRLNGGAFGEGLGCFIGSFFGGTPVTGYSSNAGIIAITGVKSRRPIIAGGVIMIILGMMPKLMNLIACIPGVVINSVFAILCVVIMMNGFKVIKEVAFTERNMLVIGVPIMLALFAVLMPPDVLKGLPDVVTYFVSSGTAIGAITALVLNLVLPQKLEDRVKTNEVTVHAN from the coding sequence ATGGATGCAAGGGCTGAAGAACGAGAAACAAACAGCAGTAAATCGGGAAAAGAAGTTTCAGTTGGACAATCCGTTTTTCTGGGACTGCAGCAAGTATTGGCGATGGATCTGTTCATTCCTCCGATGATTTTAGCAGGATTATTGTCCTTTTCTGTTCCGGATAGTGCACTGTTAATACAAATGACCTTTATTGCCTGTGGTATTGCCACAATCATTCAAGCAGGATTTGCCATGAAGCTTCCAGTCATGCAAGGGCCATCCTTTGTGCCGCTTAGTGCCCTGGCAGCCATCGGCACAACATCCGGAATCGGGGCGATGATTGGCAGTCTAATCCCCGGAGCCTTGCTTGTTGCCTTACTGGGTTACCCGCTTAAAGTTTTCAGCAAGGCCGTCAGGAAATTTATCCCTCCGATTGTAGCGGGGACGGTCATTGTCGTTGTGGGGCTTTCACTAATGCCAAGTGCGATCAATTCCATCTACTCGGCACCGGGAAACTTCGGAGAAAACATATTTGTTGCGGCTGCAACAGCGGCTGTGCTGATTTTCTGCATGTATATTGGCGAGAAATCCCAATCAAAACTGAAATACATTAAAATCGTATCGGTTATTTTATCATTGGGTATAGGATCAATTGCTGCTTCATTCTTTGGCATGGTCGATTTCTCATCGCTGGGTAAGTCGGCGTGGTTCCAGATGCCAAGCCTGTTTGCCTTTGGAGCTCCTGAATTTGATCTGCATGCCATTCTGATTATGGCAGCCATCTATTTTATTGTCACAATCGAAACAACTGGCACGTGGTTTACGGTTAGTAAGGTGACAGGAGAAAATCTGGATGATAAACGCTTAAATGGCGGGGCCTTTGGAGAAGGCTTAGGCTGTTTTATCGGTTCCTTCTTTGGGGGGACACCGGTAACAGGCTACTCTTCCAATGCCGGCATCATTGCCATCACAGGAGTGAAAAGCCGCAGGCCGATTATCGCAGGCGGTGTGATCATGATTATCCTGGGCATGATGCCGAAGCTGATGAACTTGATTGCATGCATTCCCGGGGTTGTCATTAACAGTGTGTTTGCCATTCTATGTGTAGTCATCATGATGAATGGATTCAAAGTGATTAAGGAAGTGGCTTTTACAGAACGGAATATGCTTGTGATCGGTGTGCCGATTATGCTTGCCCTGTTTGCCGTGCTGATGCCTCCTGATGTGTTAAAAGGACTTCCCGATGTTGTGACTTATTTTGTCTCATCAGGTACAGCAATTGGAGCGATTACAGCGCTGGTTCTCAATCTGGTTCTTCCGCAGAAGCTTGAAGATCGTGTAAAAACAAATGAAGTGACAGTACATGCCAATTAA
- the guaD gene encoding guanine deaminase, whose product MSKYTCIFYGTAFSSLSPKEITILKDYLFFVNSNGMIEKMAGPEHEDYQSLLAAYEGHANFHRLADGQYLLPGFVDLHVHAPQWAQSGTALDIPLYDWLHTYTFPLESKFADLAFAKKVYEDLVNTLLANGTTTVLYFATVHKEASFLLAEICAEKGQRGLVGKVVMDDPEQNPDYYRDADAKTALADTEEFILAVKELAKTVKQGVYPVVTPRFIPSCSNEVLKGLGELAAKYDTHIQSHCSESDWAHSYVQERFSKHDAAALHDFGLLGEKSVMAHCNFLDDHDAELFARTGTAISHCPLSNAYFANSVIPIKRFMGKGIDIGLGTDISAGATPSLYDNAKQAVVSSRMLEDGVNPDLPAGERGVPASRISIHEAFYLATAGGGESLSLPIGRIQENYAWDVQIVDTKVPGASLPIFTENEALDDIFQKIMYLVRPEHIREVWVQGEKVHSRS is encoded by the coding sequence ATGAGTAAATATACGTGTATTTTTTACGGAACTGCTTTTTCCAGTCTTTCTCCTAAGGAAATTACTATTTTAAAAGACTACTTATTTTTCGTGAATTCAAATGGGATGATAGAAAAAATGGCGGGTCCTGAGCATGAGGATTACCAATCCCTGCTGGCTGCCTATGAGGGACATGCGAACTTTCACCGCTTAGCGGACGGGCAATATTTACTGCCTGGTTTTGTGGACCTGCATGTCCATGCGCCGCAATGGGCCCAATCAGGGACAGCATTGGATATTCCCCTCTATGACTGGCTCCACACATACACATTTCCATTAGAGTCCAAATTTGCAGATTTGGCTTTTGCCAAGAAGGTTTATGAAGATCTCGTGAATACACTGCTCGCAAATGGAACCACGACGGTCCTCTATTTTGCAACCGTCCATAAAGAGGCCAGTTTTTTATTAGCTGAAATATGTGCTGAAAAAGGGCAGAGGGGCTTAGTGGGTAAAGTCGTCATGGATGATCCTGAACAAAACCCGGACTATTATCGGGATGCAGATGCGAAAACAGCATTAGCCGATACGGAGGAGTTCATTTTAGCCGTGAAGGAACTGGCCAAAACAGTTAAACAAGGCGTGTATCCTGTCGTAACACCGCGCTTTATTCCAAGCTGTTCGAATGAAGTATTAAAAGGCCTGGGCGAACTGGCTGCCAAGTATGATACACATATACAATCCCACTGCAGTGAAAGTGACTGGGCCCACAGCTATGTACAGGAACGTTTCAGCAAGCATGATGCGGCTGCACTGCATGATTTCGGATTATTAGGCGAAAAATCGGTGATGGCTCATTGCAATTTCCTGGATGACCATGATGCAGAGCTGTTTGCACGTACGGGCACCGCAATCAGCCACTGTCCATTATCCAATGCCTACTTCGCCAATAGCGTGATTCCGATCAAGCGCTTTATGGGCAAGGGTATTGATATTGGCCTGGGGACGGATATTTCAGCTGGCGCGACTCCAAGTCTATATGATAATGCCAAACAGGCTGTTGTCTCTTCCAGAATGCTGGAAGACGGAGTAAATCCGGATCTTCCTGCCGGGGAACGTGGTGTACCGGCTTCACGGATTTCCATCCATGAAGCCTTTTACCTGGCTACAGCCGGCGGCGGAGAAAGCTTGAGTCTGCCAATTGGGCGAATTCAGGAGAACTATGCATGGGATGTTCAAATTGTCGATACGAAAGTGCCGGGGGCTAGCCTGCCCATCTTCACAGAAAATGAAGCGTTAGATGATATTTTCCAAAAAATCATGTATCTGGTCCGTCCGGAGCATATTCGGGAAGTCTGGGTTCAAGGGGAAAAGGTTCACTCACGTTCTTGA
- the yeiL gene encoding transcriptional regulator YeiL, which translates to MEIFKGEKRQKYLEEHSISHLFSFPIEEFIEVREYKRDEWIIREGMRPDYLYYVIEGKAKIFVTYQNGKVSLINFINAHDYIGEMELLHEVYYTKGIQASTKTICFAIPLNHYRKRLLEDTTFLRELTKFLSVKATKMAEKYSQSLSFPLENRLADFILQTADGEVYKEKHVAVCDFLGVSYRHLLHVLVQFCDKGYLQKEGRQYRIRQTDELHRLADMLKNE; encoded by the coding sequence ATGGAAATTTTTAAAGGGGAAAAAAGGCAGAAGTATTTGGAGGAGCACTCCATTTCGCATTTATTTTCTTTTCCGATTGAAGAGTTTATTGAGGTTCGCGAATATAAGCGGGATGAATGGATTATACGCGAGGGCATGAGACCGGATTATTTGTATTATGTCATCGAGGGTAAAGCCAAAATCTTTGTAACGTATCAAAATGGCAAGGTTTCTTTGATTAATTTTATCAATGCCCATGATTATATCGGGGAAATGGAGCTTTTACATGAAGTGTACTATACAAAGGGAATACAAGCCTCCACGAAAACGATCTGTTTTGCGATTCCTTTGAATCACTATCGCAAAAGATTGCTGGAAGATACGACCTTTCTCCGGGAATTAACCAAGTTTTTAAGTGTGAAAGCGACGAAAATGGCTGAAAAGTATTCACAGAGCCTTTCCTTTCCGCTTGAAAACCGTCTGGCGGATTTCATTCTGCAAACCGCTGATGGGGAGGTCTATAAGGAAAAACATGTGGCCGTCTGTGATTTTTTAGGGGTATCTTATCGCCACTTATTGCATGTTCTTGTGCAGTTTTGCGACAAAGGGTACTTGCAGAAGGAAGGGCGCCAATATCGCATCCGGCAGACGGATGAACTGCACCGGCTTGCTGATATGCTGAAGAATGAGTAA
- a CDS encoding MFS transporter, translating into MNTQSWMSRQFFSFFLTWGIFLPYWTGWLIHIKGMTVSQASLIMSLGLAIRGLATLFAFPYLSGRFSSRTLLNGMSIGTLIAILCYIPANSFTSLLAVTLFLHFFYPALMPALDSAAGILVQNKQLKDYGKSRSWGSIGFVVSGMFLTFFTGAIGDKAIFWALLLGMAAVLCLGLMNTPEVLSEKPKSGQAKGAIMKLFSIRHFGLVLVIVILLQAAHASYYNYGYIYLQEIKAPKYLIGAIINIGVIAEILFFFIADRTFRKFSIGSLLALAALGSTARWILVFAFSHVIMFSIAQTLHAFSFAMAHYAFMKYLIKHVPHEQVPITQGVYSALALSWSTALFTIFGGYLYEMEPRYAFIGMVVCTIPAALLAFIYRRLERKKGTETNQLAV; encoded by the coding sequence ATGAATACACAAAGCTGGATGAGCAGACAATTTTTCAGCTTCTTCCTGACCTGGGGCATTTTTCTCCCCTACTGGACAGGGTGGCTGATCCATATAAAAGGAATGACCGTTTCACAGGCGAGTTTAATCATGAGCTTGGGCCTGGCCATTCGGGGGCTTGCCACACTCTTTGCTTTTCCCTATTTATCAGGAAGATTCAGCAGCCGAACTCTGCTGAACGGGATGTCAATCGGCACACTGATCGCCATTCTCTGCTATATCCCGGCCAATTCCTTCACCAGCCTGCTCGCGGTGACACTGTTTTTGCATTTCTTTTACCCTGCACTGATGCCGGCACTGGATAGTGCGGCAGGCATTCTCGTACAGAATAAGCAATTAAAGGATTACGGAAAAAGCCGCTCCTGGGGGTCGATTGGATTTGTCGTATCCGGCATGTTTCTGACCTTTTTTACAGGGGCAATCGGGGACAAAGCTATATTCTGGGCGCTATTGCTCGGCATGGCCGCCGTTCTTTGCCTCGGTTTAATGAACACGCCTGAAGTTCTGTCTGAAAAACCCAAATCTGGCCAGGCAAAGGGCGCCATCATGAAATTATTCAGCATCCGGCACTTTGGCCTGGTGCTCGTCATTGTCATTTTGCTGCAGGCCGCACATGCTTCTTATTACAACTATGGCTACATCTATTTGCAGGAAATCAAGGCACCCAAATATCTCATTGGCGCCATTATTAACATAGGTGTGATAGCAGAAATCCTATTCTTTTTCATTGCCGACCGGACGTTCAGGAAATTCTCTATTGGCTCCTTACTGGCCCTGGCAGCACTCGGGTCGACCGCACGCTGGATACTCGTATTTGCCTTTTCGCATGTCATTATGTTCAGCATTGCCCAGACACTGCATGCCTTCTCATTTGCGATGGCACACTACGCTTTTATGAAATATTTAATCAAGCATGTTCCCCATGAACAGGTGCCGATTACTCAAGGCGTATACTCTGCGCTCGCACTCAGCTGGAGCACGGCTCTTTTCACCATCTTTGGCGGGTATCTGTATGAAATGGAACCAAGGTATGCGTTTATCGGAATGGTGGTATGCACAATTCCGGCTGCGCTGCTTGCGTTTATTTACCGGAGATTGGAACGAAAAAAAGGGACGGAAACCAATCAGCTGGCAGTTTAA